Proteins encoded in a region of the Isoalcanivorax pacificus W11-5 genome:
- the ccmB gene encoding heme exporter protein CcmB: MSAFGATLRRELLLGVRTPAEIINPLFFFVVVVSLFPLALSPAPDTLRLIAPGVVWVAALLAVMLSLDSLFRRDEECGALEQLLVAPGELYLPVLARLLAHWLLTGLPLVLVAPLLGYMMQLPVTVLDTLWQSLLLGTPALTVIGAIGAALTVSVRRGGILLALLVLPLYVPVLVFGAGCVGRALEGMATGSVLAILAAMTMLAISLGPFAVALGLRISSGD, translated from the coding sequence ATGAGTGCCTTTGGCGCCACCCTGCGGCGCGAATTGCTGCTTGGCGTGCGTACCCCGGCAGAGATCATCAACCCGCTGTTCTTTTTTGTGGTGGTGGTGAGCCTGTTCCCGCTGGCGCTGAGCCCGGCACCGGACACCCTGCGCCTGATCGCTCCCGGTGTGGTCTGGGTAGCGGCGCTGCTGGCGGTGATGCTGTCGCTGGACAGTCTGTTCCGCCGTGACGAAGAATGCGGCGCGCTGGAACAATTGCTGGTGGCGCCGGGCGAGCTGTACCTGCCGGTGCTGGCGCGGTTGCTGGCCCACTGGCTGCTGACCGGCCTGCCGCTGGTGCTGGTGGCGCCGCTGCTGGGCTACATGATGCAATTGCCGGTCACAGTGCTGGACACGCTCTGGCAAAGCCTGCTGCTGGGGACACCGGCGCTGACGGTCATTGGTGCCATTGGCGCGGCCTTGACGGTGAGCGTACGCCGCGGTGGTATCCTGCTGGCGCTGCTGGTGCTGCCCTTGTATGTGCCGGTGCTGGTGTTCGGGGCCGGTTGCGTCGGCCGGGCACTGGAGGGCATGGCTACCGGCAGCGTGCTGGCGATCCTGGCGGCCATGACCATGCTGGCCATCAGCCTCGGGCCGTTTGCGGTGGCCCTGGGGTTGCGCATTTCCAGCGGCGACTGA
- a CDS encoding heme ABC transporter permease gives MTQAARPVPGHFYLSSVLGLVLVAVLYATWQAPLASRIAWLGGGYVLGVLFYLGAVRRPDWYWQTLVRWYHQLGSPRYFYRLSGQWLPYLVVLSAGMLMVGMVWGLAFAPPHHEQGNSYRIIYLHVPAASGALMGYSAMSLAGLVALVWRLKMAEIVIKAIAPFGAVLAAVALITGAIWGRPTWGTYWIWDARLTSMLILFFMYLGVIALQNAISDPRQAGRAASLLSVVGLINVIIVRYSVDWWNSLHQGSSMSMFGAGGSSIHPSMLAPLLISMFGTYFLFAVTVLIRTRTEVLWRERRSAWVKEELS, from the coding sequence ATGACACAGGCAGCCCGGCCGGTTCCCGGTCATTTTTATCTCAGCAGTGTGCTGGGGCTTGTGCTGGTGGCGGTGCTGTATGCCACCTGGCAGGCGCCGCTGGCCAGCCGTATCGCCTGGCTGGGAGGTGGCTATGTGCTGGGCGTGCTGTTCTACCTGGGCGCGGTGCGCCGCCCGGACTGGTATTGGCAGACGCTGGTGCGCTGGTATCACCAGCTTGGTTCGCCGCGCTATTTCTACCGCCTCAGCGGGCAGTGGCTGCCGTATCTGGTCGTGCTCAGTGCCGGCATGCTGATGGTCGGCATGGTCTGGGGCCTGGCGTTTGCGCCGCCGCACCATGAACAGGGCAACAGCTATCGCATCATCTATCTGCATGTGCCGGCCGCCAGTGGTGCGCTGATGGGTTATTCAGCCATGAGCCTGGCCGGGCTGGTGGCGCTGGTCTGGCGCCTGAAAATGGCGGAGATCGTGATCAAGGCGATTGCGCCGTTTGGTGCCGTGCTGGCGGCGGTGGCGCTGATCACCGGCGCCATCTGGGGGCGGCCCACATGGGGCACCTACTGGATCTGGGATGCACGGCTGACTTCCATGCTGATCCTGTTCTTCATGTACCTGGGCGTGATTGCCTTGCAGAACGCGATCAGTGACCCGCGCCAGGCAGGCCGTGCGGCCAGTCTGCTGAGCGTGGTGGGCCTGATCAACGTGATCATCGTGCGGTACTCGGTGGACTGGTGGAACAGCCTGCACCAGGGCAGTTCCATGAGCATGTTCGGCGCCGGTGGCAGCTCGATTCATCCGAGCATGCTGGCGCCGCTGCTGATCTCCATGTTCGGGACCTATTTCCTGTTCGCGGTGACGGTACTGATCCGCACACGCACCGAAGTGCTGTGGCGGGAGCGCCGCAGTGCCTGGGTGAAGGAGGAACTGAGCTGA
- the ccmE gene encoding cytochrome c maturation protein CcmE → MNPVRRQRLLIVLGALTGVALAAGLLLYAISDNINLFYTPQQVVNGEAPVGQRMRVGGLVTAGSVRRDQESLKVQFDLTDGIGTFTVYYQGILPDLFREGQGIVANGTLTSRESFEATEVLAKHDETYMPPEVQDALERAGHPGAAGKNADAGEGKAGASYY, encoded by the coding sequence ATGAATCCGGTACGCAGGCAACGTCTGCTGATTGTGCTTGGGGCGCTCACGGGTGTGGCGCTGGCGGCAGGGCTGCTGCTGTATGCGATTTCGGACAACATCAATCTGTTCTACACGCCACAGCAGGTGGTCAATGGCGAGGCGCCCGTGGGCCAGCGCATGCGGGTTGGCGGGCTGGTCACCGCAGGCTCGGTGCGTCGCGACCAGGAAAGCCTGAAAGTGCAGTTTGACCTCACCGACGGTATCGGCACCTTCACGGTCTACTATCAGGGCATCCTGCCGGACCTGTTCCGCGAAGGGCAGGGCATTGTCGCCAACGGCACCCTGACCAGCCGTGAGAGCTTCGAGGCCACCGAGGTGCTGGCCAAGCACGATGAAACCTATATGCCGCCGGAGGTACAGGACGCGCTGGAGCGTGCCGGGCATCCCGGTGCGGCCGGCAAGAACGCTGATGCCGGTGAGGGCAAGGCCGGCGCCAGTTACTACTGA
- the ccmD gene encoding heme exporter protein CcmD, producing the protein MYFESFPALWQMGIHGPYVWSAFGIGLGLIAVNVIWALVHGRNVRRTLQRQLQRQAMQEKS; encoded by the coding sequence ATGTATTTCGAATCTTTCCCGGCGTTGTGGCAGATGGGCATCCACGGCCCATACGTGTGGAGCGCCTTCGGCATCGGCCTCGGGCTGATCGCGGTCAATGTGATCTGGGCGCTGGTGCACGGCCGCAATGTGCGCCGCACGCTGCAACGACAGCTTCAACGACAGGCAATGCAGGAGAAATCATGA
- a CDS encoding lipocalin family protein gives MQARRLAVMMMLATLLPGCGGKPADLPVMEQVDLARYTGLWYEIARLPAFFQRGCYDATALYTLNNDGTLAVLNRCLQQGDSREIEGTATSMDDTHARLKVRFDSWLTRLLPAGDYWIVHVDADYQRAVVGTPDRDYLWLLARTPEISNSDYRHMVEIAAGLDFPVDELVVNRDLRPQ, from the coding sequence ATGCAGGCACGGAGGCTCGCAGTGATGATGATGCTGGCAACACTGCTGCCCGGCTGCGGTGGCAAGCCGGCGGACCTGCCGGTGATGGAGCAGGTAGATCTCGCACGCTATACCGGCCTCTGGTACGAAATCGCCCGCCTGCCGGCCTTTTTCCAGCGTGGCTGTTACGACGCCACCGCCCTCTACACCCTCAACAACGACGGCACCCTGGCCGTGCTCAACCGCTGCCTGCAGCAGGGCGACAGCCGGGAAATCGAGGGCACTGCCACCAGCATGGATGACACCCATGCACGCCTGAAGGTGCGTTTCGACAGTTGGCTGACCCGCCTGTTGCCAGCGGGCGATTACTGGATTGTCCATGTCGACGCCGACTACCAGCGGGCCGTGGTCGGCACGCCGGACCGCGACTATCTGTGGCTACTGGCACGCACACCGGAAATCAGCAACAGCGATTACCGGCACATGGTGGAGATCGCCGCCGGTCTGGATTTTCCGGTGGATGAACTGGTGGTGAACCGCGATCTGCGGCCACAATAG
- a CDS encoding DUF4279 domain-containing protein, with protein MTEHHVYFAVFGFDEPPQAISLLAGITPDDSWCAGDAYSSLLPEVRRLDSRWILSSNLDQHASHRDHFERLILKLERLGDRLPALRERYRCGIGVSQYFFMDDPAFYLPADLLARVQALGLSLSFDQLALDS; from the coding sequence ATGACGGAACACCACGTTTATTTCGCCGTGTTCGGCTTCGATGAACCGCCGCAGGCCATTTCACTGCTGGCCGGCATCACCCCCGACGACAGCTGGTGCGCCGGTGATGCCTACAGCAGCCTGCTGCCCGAGGTACGACGGCTGGACAGCCGCTGGATTCTCTCCAGCAACCTCGACCAGCACGCCAGCCACCGTGATCATTTCGAGCGCCTGATACTGAAACTGGAACGGCTGGGCGACCGCCTGCCCGCACTGCGGGAGCGTTACCGGTGTGGCATCGGTGTCTCGCAGTATTTCTTCATGGACGACCCGGCGTTCTATCTGCCAGCCGATCTGCTGGCACGGGTCCAGGCGCTGGGGCTGTCACTCAGTTTCGACCAGCTTGCACTGGACAGTTAG
- the bfr gene encoding bacterioferritin: MRGDAKVIEYLNKALGNELVAINQYFLHARMYKDWGLEKLGHKEYEESIDEMKHADQLIQRILFLEGLPNLQDLGKLKIGEHTREMLECDLKLEHEAVPLLRDAIEYCDSVKDFVSRDLFNSILESEEEHIDWLETQLGLIDKVGLENYLQSQMKVEED; the protein is encoded by the coding sequence ATGCGTGGCGACGCGAAAGTGATCGAATATCTGAACAAGGCCCTCGGCAACGAGCTGGTCGCGATCAACCAGTATTTTCTGCATGCCCGGATGTACAAGGACTGGGGGCTGGAAAAGCTCGGCCACAAGGAATACGAAGAATCCATTGACGAGATGAAACACGCGGATCAACTGATCCAGCGCATCCTGTTTCTCGAAGGCCTGCCCAACCTGCAGGATCTCGGCAAGCTGAAAATCGGTGAGCACACTCGTGAAATGCTTGAGTGTGACCTGAAGCTGGAGCACGAAGCCGTGCCGTTGCTGCGTGACGCCATCGAATATTGTGATTCGGTGAAGGATTTCGTTTCCCGCGACCTGTTCAATTCGATTCTCGAATCCGAGGAAGAACACATCGACTGGCTGGAAACCCAGCTCGGCCTGATCGATAAAGTGGGCCTGGAAAACTATCTGCAATCGCAGATGAAAGTCGAGGAAGACTGA
- a CDS encoding bacterioferritin-associated ferredoxin, which translates to MYVCLCKGITDGQIREAVDQGCDSLRDLRRELGVASQCGKCARQARGVIREARTESSAPVYAAATSAQPVMFIPQPA; encoded by the coding sequence ATGTACGTCTGTCTCTGCAAGGGCATCACTGACGGCCAAATACGGGAAGCAGTCGACCAGGGCTGCGACAGTTTGCGCGATCTTCGTCGGGAACTCGGGGTGGCAAGTCAGTGTGGCAAGTGCGCCCGTCAGGCGCGTGGGGTGATTCGGGAAGCCCGTACCGAATCGTCTGCGCCGGTTTATGCAGCAGCAACGTCGGCCCAACCGGTGATGTTTATCCCGCAACCGGCCTGA